A single genomic interval of Panthera tigris isolate Pti1 chromosome E3, P.tigris_Pti1_mat1.1, whole genome shotgun sequence harbors:
- the EME2 gene encoding probable crossover junction endonuclease EME2 isoform X1, whose translation MSRTDAGRAGSSLRGGCLRRPPTWEVSDSDAEGPAGAEEGARVPGSAEERRAAAKALRPEQALRRVAVRVDPAVLEDAGAGILLEALSTLGCEYQVETQRLARSLRWTRAKPDSCPPTVPSEVWDAGEQDFLLLLEPEEFLQGVTQLTQTCGPPCSVPWISPEGSASPHVAVIGLDAYLWSHQPSNIHQTRQPETAAVARTAVALSWPRVEEALVLLQLWAHLDVLLVASWQELSRHVCAFTKAFAQRPLKQYRESRAFSFCVAGRWAGGERVARDGTGLRGVWWRQIRQFNRVSPAVADAIVTAFPSPRLLQQAYRTCNTEQERTALLADLPVKTGDGARPRRVGPDLARRICLFLTTTSPELLLDLGS comes from the exons ATGTCGCGGACGGAtgcggggagggcggggagctCGCTCCGGGGCGGGTGTCTGCGGCGTCCCCCGACATGGGAGGTCTCGGACTCGGACGCCGAGGGCCCCGCGGGCGCGGAGGAGGGTGCGAGGGTGCCCGGCTCGGCGGAGGAGCGCAGGGCGGCGGCCAAGGCGCTGCGGCCCGAGCAGGCCCTGCGGCGCGTGGCGGTGCGCGTGGACCCAG CCGTTCTGGAAGATGCTGGTGCTGGCATCCTGCTGGAGGCCCTGAGCACTCTGGGCTGTGAGTACCAAGTGGAAACCCAGCGCCTGGCCCGGAGCCTCAGGTGGACCAGAGCAAAGCCGGATTCTTGCCCCCCAACC GTGCCTTCTGAGGTGTGGGACGCGGGTGAACAGGATTTCCTACTGCTCCTGGAGCCCGAGGAGTTTCTGCAGGGCGTCACCCAGCTGACCCAG ACCTGTGGCCCACCGTGCTCGGTACCGTGGATCTCTCCTGAGGGCTCCGCCAGCCCCCACGTAGCCGTCATTGGGCTGGATGCCTACCTGTG GTCTCACCAGCCCAGCAACATCCACCAGACGAGGCAGCCGGAGACTGCAGCAGTGGCCCGTACGGCAGTGGCACTCAGCTGGCCCAGGGTGGAGGAG GCCCTGGTGCTCCTGCAGCTCTGGGCACACCTGGATGTGCTGCTGGTGGCCTCCTGGCAGGAGCTGAGTCGGCACGTGTGCGCGTTCACCAAGGCCTTCGCGCAGCGCCCCCTCAA GCAGTACCGGGAGTCCCGtgccttttccttctgtgtgGCTGGACGCTGGGCAGGGGGTGAGCGAGTGGCAAGAGATGGCACAGGGCTTCGGGGGGTCTGGTGGCGGCAGATCAGGCAGTTCAACCGGGTCAGCCCGGCCGTGGCCGATGCTATTGTCaccgccttcccctccccccgccttctGCAGCAG GCCTACAGGACCTGCAACACAGAGCAGGAGCGCACGGCCCTCCTGGCTGACCTCCCCGTGAAGACGGGCGATGGTGCGCGGCCCCGCAGGGTGGGCCCTGACCTTGCCCGCCGCATCTGCCTCTTCTTGACCACGACCAGTCCTGAGCTCCTGCTGGACCTGGGCTCCTGA
- the EME2 gene encoding probable crossover junction endonuclease EME2 isoform X3, with translation MGGLGLGRRGPRGRGGGCEGARLGGGAQGGGQGAAARAGPAARGAVLEDAGAGILLEALSTLGCEYQVETQRLARSLRWTRAKPDSCPPTTCGPPCSVPWISPEGSASPHVAVIGLDAYLWSHQPSNIHQTRQPETAAVARTAVALSWPRVEEALVLLQLWAHLDVLLVASWQELSRHVCAFTKAFAQRPLKQYRESRAFSFCVAGRWAGGERVARDGTGLRGVWWRQIRQFNRVSPAVADAIVTAFPSPRLLQQAYRTCNTEQERTALLADLPVKTGDGARPRRVGPDLARRICLFLTTTSPELLLDLGS, from the exons ATGGGAGGTCTCGGACTCGGACGCCGAGGGCCCCGCGGGCGCGGAGGAGGGTGCGAGGGTGCCCGGCTCGGCGGAGGAGCGCAGGGCGGCGGCCAAGGCGCTGCGGCCCGAGCAGGCCCTGCGGCGCGTGGCG CCGTTCTGGAAGATGCTGGTGCTGGCATCCTGCTGGAGGCCCTGAGCACTCTGGGCTGTGAGTACCAAGTGGAAACCCAGCGCCTGGCCCGGAGCCTCAGGTGGACCAGAGCAAAGCCGGATTCTTGCCCCCCAACC ACCTGTGGCCCACCGTGCTCGGTACCGTGGATCTCTCCTGAGGGCTCCGCCAGCCCCCACGTAGCCGTCATTGGGCTGGATGCCTACCTGTG GTCTCACCAGCCCAGCAACATCCACCAGACGAGGCAGCCGGAGACTGCAGCAGTGGCCCGTACGGCAGTGGCACTCAGCTGGCCCAGGGTGGAGGAG GCCCTGGTGCTCCTGCAGCTCTGGGCACACCTGGATGTGCTGCTGGTGGCCTCCTGGCAGGAGCTGAGTCGGCACGTGTGCGCGTTCACCAAGGCCTTCGCGCAGCGCCCCCTCAA GCAGTACCGGGAGTCCCGtgccttttccttctgtgtgGCTGGACGCTGGGCAGGGGGTGAGCGAGTGGCAAGAGATGGCACAGGGCTTCGGGGGGTCTGGTGGCGGCAGATCAGGCAGTTCAACCGGGTCAGCCCGGCCGTGGCCGATGCTATTGTCaccgccttcccctccccccgccttctGCAGCAG GCCTACAGGACCTGCAACACAGAGCAGGAGCGCACGGCCCTCCTGGCTGACCTCCCCGTGAAGACGGGCGATGGTGCGCGGCCCCGCAGGGTGGGCCCTGACCTTGCCCGCCGCATCTGCCTCTTCTTGACCACGACCAGTCCTGAGCTCCTGCTGGACCTGGGCTCCTGA
- the EME2 gene encoding probable crossover junction endonuclease EME2 isoform X2: protein MGGLGLGRRGPRGRGGGCEGARLGGGAQGGGQGAAARAGPAARGAVLEDAGAGILLEALSTLGCEYQVETQRLARSLRWTRAKPDSCPPTVPSEVWDAGEQDFLLLLEPEEFLQGVTQLTQTCGPPCSVPWISPEGSASPHVAVIGLDAYLWSHQPSNIHQTRQPETAAVARTAVALSWPRVEEALVLLQLWAHLDVLLVASWQELSRHVCAFTKAFAQRPLKQYRESRAFSFCVAGRWAGGERVARDGTGLRGVWWRQIRQFNRVSPAVADAIVTAFPSPRLLQQAYRTCNTEQERTALLADLPVKTGDGARPRRVGPDLARRICLFLTTTSPELLLDLGS from the exons ATGGGAGGTCTCGGACTCGGACGCCGAGGGCCCCGCGGGCGCGGAGGAGGGTGCGAGGGTGCCCGGCTCGGCGGAGGAGCGCAGGGCGGCGGCCAAGGCGCTGCGGCCCGAGCAGGCCCTGCGGCGCGTGGCG CCGTTCTGGAAGATGCTGGTGCTGGCATCCTGCTGGAGGCCCTGAGCACTCTGGGCTGTGAGTACCAAGTGGAAACCCAGCGCCTGGCCCGGAGCCTCAGGTGGACCAGAGCAAAGCCGGATTCTTGCCCCCCAACC GTGCCTTCTGAGGTGTGGGACGCGGGTGAACAGGATTTCCTACTGCTCCTGGAGCCCGAGGAGTTTCTGCAGGGCGTCACCCAGCTGACCCAG ACCTGTGGCCCACCGTGCTCGGTACCGTGGATCTCTCCTGAGGGCTCCGCCAGCCCCCACGTAGCCGTCATTGGGCTGGATGCCTACCTGTG GTCTCACCAGCCCAGCAACATCCACCAGACGAGGCAGCCGGAGACTGCAGCAGTGGCCCGTACGGCAGTGGCACTCAGCTGGCCCAGGGTGGAGGAG GCCCTGGTGCTCCTGCAGCTCTGGGCACACCTGGATGTGCTGCTGGTGGCCTCCTGGCAGGAGCTGAGTCGGCACGTGTGCGCGTTCACCAAGGCCTTCGCGCAGCGCCCCCTCAA GCAGTACCGGGAGTCCCGtgccttttccttctgtgtgGCTGGACGCTGGGCAGGGGGTGAGCGAGTGGCAAGAGATGGCACAGGGCTTCGGGGGGTCTGGTGGCGGCAGATCAGGCAGTTCAACCGGGTCAGCCCGGCCGTGGCCGATGCTATTGTCaccgccttcccctccccccgccttctGCAGCAG GCCTACAGGACCTGCAACACAGAGCAGGAGCGCACGGCCCTCCTGGCTGACCTCCCCGTGAAGACGGGCGATGGTGCGCGGCCCCGCAGGGTGGGCCCTGACCTTGCCCGCCGCATCTGCCTCTTCTTGACCACGACCAGTCCTGAGCTCCTGCTGGACCTGGGCTCCTGA
- the MRPS34 gene encoding 28S ribosomal protein S34, mitochondrial, whose product MARKKLRPRLIAELARRVRALREQRERPRDSQRYALDYGTLTRPHSGRRLPARAWADVRRESSLLQLLSRLPLFGLGRLVTRKSWLWQHDEPCYWRLTRVRPDYTAQNLEHGKAWGILTFKGHTESEAREIAQVMHHDWRLVPKHEEAAFTAVTPAPPEDAQCRVPYPPLLRAMILAERRKSGDTSTEEPMLNLERTREHPWDYPAKQEAKKRAKAAAV is encoded by the exons ATGGCGCGGAAGAAGTTGCGGCCGCGGCTCATCGCCGAGCTGGCCCGTCGCGTGCGGGCCCTGCGGGAGCAACGGGAGCGGCCGCGCGACTCGCAGCGCTATGCGCTGGACTACGGGACGCTGACGCGGCCGCACTCGGGCCGCCGGCTGCCCGCGCGCGCCTGGGCCGACGTGCGCCGCGAGAGCAGCCTGCTGCAGCTGCTCAGTCGCCTGCCGCTCTTCGGCCTGGGCCGCCTCGTGACGCGCAAGTCCTGGCTGTGGCAGCACGACGAGCCGTGCTACTGGCGCCTCACGCGCGTGCGGCCCGACTACACGGCGCAG AACTTGGAGCACGGCAAGGCCTGGGGCATCCTGACCTTCAAAG GACACACGGAGAGCGAGGCCCGGGAGATCGCGCAGGTCATGCACCACGACTGGCGGCTGGTGCCCAAGCACGAGGAGGCGGCCTTCACGGCTGTCACGCCGGCACCGCCCGAGGACGCTCAGTGCCGCGTGCCCTACCCGCCGCTCCTCCGGGCCATGATTCTAGCGGAGCGACGGAAGAGCGGGGACACCAGCACCGAGGAGCCCATGCTGAATCTCGAGAGGACGCGAGAGCATCCCTGGGACTACCCTGCGAAACAGGAGGCGAAGAAAAGGGCCAAGGCCGCCGCGGTGTAA
- the NME3 gene encoding nucleoside diphosphate kinase 3 isoform X2, protein MICLVLTVLAHLFPAACAGVHERTFLAVKPDGVQRRLVGEIVRRFERKGFKLVALKLVQASEELLREHYAELRERPFYGRLVDYMGSGPVVAMVWQGLDVVRASRALIGATDPADALPGTIRGDFCVEVGKNVIHGSDSVESARREIALWFRGEELLCWEDSAGHWLYE, encoded by the exons ATGATCTGCCTGGTGCTGACGGTGCTGGCCCACCTCTTCCCGGCGG CCTGCGCCGGCGTGCACGAGCGCACCTTCCTGGCCGTGAAGCCCGACGGCGTGCAGCGGCGGCTCGTGGGCGAGATCGTGCGGCGCTTCGAGAGGAAAGGCTTCAAGCTGGTGGCGCTGAAGCTGGTGCAG GCCTCGGAGGAACTGCTGCGTGAGCACTACGCCGAACTGCGCGAGCGCCCCTTCTACGGCCGCCTGGTGGACTACATGGGCTCGGGGCCGGTGGTGGCCATG GTGTGGCAGGGGCTGGACGTGGTGCGCGCCTCGCGGGCCCTCATCGGGGCCACGGACCCGGCCGACGCGTTGCCCGGCACCATCCGCGGGGACTTCTGCGTCGAGGTTGGCAA GAACGTGATCCACGGCAGCGACTCGGTGGAGAGCGCCCGCCGCGAGATCGCCCTCTGGTTCCGCGGCGAGGAGCTGCTGTGCTGGGAGGACAGCGCCGGGCACTGGCTGTACGAGTAG
- the NME3 gene encoding nucleoside diphosphate kinase 3 isoform X1 has product MICLVLTVLAHLFPAACAGVHERTFLAVKPDGVQRRLVGEIVRRFERKGFKLVALKLVQASEELLREHYAELRERPFYGRLVDYMGSGPVVAMVWQGLDVVRASRALIGATDPADALPGTIRGDFCVEERDPRQRLGGERPPRDRPLVPRRGAAVLGGQRRALAVRVALPAGPRGRPVCDPPGNALGPALRLAGTSVYNKVKCLCSRRSGPRDTELRVKTFITYRADTWVCLQGQSLRRMSAQPLPPAAPTQLAPESLHGLWEQTRD; this is encoded by the exons ATGATCTGCCTGGTGCTGACGGTGCTGGCCCACCTCTTCCCGGCGG CCTGCGCCGGCGTGCACGAGCGCACCTTCCTGGCCGTGAAGCCCGACGGCGTGCAGCGGCGGCTCGTGGGCGAGATCGTGCGGCGCTTCGAGAGGAAAGGCTTCAAGCTGGTGGCGCTGAAGCTGGTGCAG GCCTCGGAGGAACTGCTGCGTGAGCACTACGCCGAACTGCGCGAGCGCCCCTTCTACGGCCGCCTGGTGGACTACATGGGCTCGGGGCCGGTGGTGGCCATG GTGTGGCAGGGGCTGGACGTGGTGCGCGCCTCGCGGGCCCTCATCGGGGCCACGGACCCGGCCGACGCGTTGCCCGGCACCATCCGCGGGGACTTCTGCGTCGAG GAACGTGATCCACGGCAGCGACTCGGTGGAGAGCGCCCGCCGCGAGATCGCCCTCTGGTTCCGCGGCGAGGAGCTGCTGTGCTGGGAGGACAGCGCCGGGCACTGGCTGTACGAGTAGCCCTGCCCGCGGGCCCCAGGGGCCGTCCGGTTTGCGACCCGCCTGGAAACGCACTCGGGCCAGCGCTGAGGCTGGCCGGCACTTCTGTTTACAATAAAGTGAAGTGCTTATGCTCACGTCGGTCTGGGCCCAGGGACACAGAGCTACGTGTTAAGACATTTATTACATACAGAGCAGATACGTGGGTTTGCTTGCAGGGCCAAAGCCTGAGGAGAATGTccgcccagcccctccccccagccgcACCCACCCAGCTAGCCCCCGAGTCACTGCACGGCCTGTGGGAACAGACAAGGGACTGA